One genomic window of Pelagibaculum spongiae includes the following:
- a CDS encoding ABC transporter permease: protein MSWDWEVILKYYPRLLDGAWLTIELVVISGLIGIVMALPLALGRISKYRSVQTVPYLFIYFFRGTPLLIQIFLIYYGSAQFDIIRESSLWAVLKQPYWCAIIAFSLNTAAYTAELFRGAIQAIPPGEIEAAEALGMSRWTLIRRITLPRMFGISLPGYSNEVILMLKSSALASTITLLDLTGMARTIQSRTYTPVEIFTAAGVIYLVIAAIVIFLFRVLEKRFNRYQGTAPSDS from the coding sequence ATGAGTTGGGATTGGGAGGTTATTTTAAAGTATTACCCGCGCTTGCTTGACGGCGCTTGGCTGACCATTGAATTGGTGGTTATTTCCGGGTTGATCGGCATTGTTATGGCCTTGCCATTGGCTCTGGGGCGGATTTCCAAATATCGCAGTGTGCAAACCGTACCCTATTTGTTTATTTATTTTTTCCGCGGCACGCCGTTATTAATTCAAATTTTCCTGATTTATTACGGATCAGCGCAGTTTGATATTATTCGAGAATCTTCTTTGTGGGCAGTGCTAAAGCAGCCTTATTGGTGTGCCATTATTGCATTTAGCCTGAATACCGCAGCCTATACCGCCGAACTATTCCGTGGTGCAATCCAAGCTATTCCACCGGGAGAAATTGAAGCGGCAGAAGCGCTCGGTATGAGCCGATGGACCTTGATTCGACGCATCACCCTGCCAAGAATGTTTGGAATTTCCTTGCCAGGTTACAGTAACGAAGTGATTTTAATGCTGAAAAGCTCAGCGCTGGCATCGACCATTACCTTGTTAGACCTAACCGGCATGGCAAGAACCATCCAGTCACGGACTTACACCCCGGTTGAAATTTTTACCGCAGCGGGCGTTATCTACTTAGTGATTGCTGCGATTGTCATTTTCTTATTCCGAGTGCTGGAAAAACGCTTTAATCGATATCAAGGTACTGCGCCGTCAGACAGTTAA
- a CDS encoding ABC transporter permease translates to MLEVFDLQGFGHLLLAGTWITIKLALVSLVFGLAFGLFGALSKLSPYAPLRIWATLYTTIVRGLPELLIVFAIYFGGSSLVMAGASLFGYDEYIEIDPFASGVAALSIAFGAYATEVFRMAILSIPQGQWEASRAMGMTPFKTFFRIILPQVWRVALPGLGNLFQVLLKDTALVSVVGLQDIIRQATTAVSSTKEPFTFYLAAACIYLLLTAIVNAFSAYMEYRANPAARYKAI, encoded by the coding sequence GTGCTAGAAGTTTTTGATTTGCAGGGTTTTGGCCACTTATTGTTGGCGGGAACCTGGATCACCATTAAATTAGCATTGGTCAGTCTGGTATTCGGGCTAGCTTTTGGCTTGTTTGGTGCGCTATCCAAACTATCGCCTTACGCGCCGCTGCGTATTTGGGCCACCCTTTACACCACCATTGTTCGTGGTTTGCCTGAGTTATTGATTGTATTTGCCATTTATTTTGGGGGTTCATCTTTAGTCATGGCCGGTGCCAGCCTATTTGGCTATGACGAATATATCGAAATTGATCCTTTTGCTTCCGGTGTTGCCGCCTTGTCGATTGCTTTTGGTGCCTATGCCACCGAAGTATTTCGTATGGCGATATTATCTATCCCACAAGGGCAATGGGAGGCATCACGAGCAATGGGCATGACACCATTTAAAACCTTTTTTCGAATTATTCTACCGCAAGTTTGGCGGGTCGCCTTGCCAGGTTTGGGTAATTTGTTTCAAGTGTTGCTCAAAGACACCGCGCTGGTATCGGTGGTTGGACTACAAGATATTATCCGACAAGCCACCACCGCGGTTAGCAGTACAAAAGAGCCATTTACTTTCTATTTAGCCGCTGCTTGCATTTATTTGTTATTAACCGCAATTGTTAATGCGTTCAGTGCGTATATGGAATATCGAGCCAATCCAGCTGCGAGGTATAAAGCGATATGA